In Leptospira ellinghausenii, the following proteins share a genomic window:
- a CDS encoding sigma-70 family RNA polymerase sigma factor yields MENLLSFLEWKPYLFSIAYRITGSYADAEDILQESYLKWLSVNHTKVENPKSYLGSIVARLAFDLLKKASRKRETYIGPYLPEPIPEFTSSIDDEKINFAFLVLLETLNPFERAVFLLRESFDFDFELISKIIGKTPGYTRKILSRAKQALKERRKKFDPDPKHQEKLLMEFSLACIKQDTNALSQLLKEDVIAYSDGGGKVHAARIPIPGIIRVITFLKQTTKKVINSSTVYFGYANGSPITIGYGKDGFPNFVQFIMIEGNKISEILTIANPDKLKGFQNKDQLRKLGYIRKPNYFHLVYLWIKNKILNFSK; encoded by the coding sequence TTGGAAAATTTACTATCCTTTTTAGAATGGAAACCATATTTGTTTTCCATTGCCTACAGAATTACAGGTAGTTATGCAGACGCAGAAGATATCCTACAAGAGAGTTACCTAAAGTGGCTCTCTGTGAATCACACGAAGGTAGAAAATCCTAAATCCTACTTAGGAAGTATCGTGGCAAGACTTGCCTTTGATTTATTGAAAAAAGCATCACGCAAAAGGGAAACCTATATTGGACCTTATTTGCCAGAACCAATTCCTGAATTCACTTCCAGTATCGATGATGAAAAAATAAATTTTGCATTTTTAGTATTACTGGAAACATTAAATCCATTTGAACGTGCAGTTTTTTTATTACGTGAATCGTTCGATTTTGATTTTGAATTAATCTCAAAAATTATTGGAAAAACCCCCGGATACACAAGGAAAATTCTAAGTAGAGCCAAACAGGCTTTAAAAGAACGAAGAAAAAAATTTGATCCAGATCCCAAACACCAAGAGAAACTACTAATGGAATTCAGTTTGGCTTGCATCAAACAAGATACAAACGCACTTTCTCAATTACTCAAAGAGGATGTGATTGCCTATTCTGATGGTGGTGGGAAAGTCCATGCAGCAAGGATTCCGATTCCTGGAATCATTCGAGTGATAACATTCTTAAAACAAACAACAAAAAAGGTGATCAATTCATCAACGGTTTACTTTGGTTATGCGAACGGGAGTCCCATCACCATTGGATATGGAAAGGATGGATTTCCCAATTTTGTACAGTTCATTATGATTGAGGGAAACAAAATCAGTGAAATTCTAACAATTGCAAACCCAGACAAATTGAAAGGGTTTCAAAACAAGGATCAGTTAAGAAAATTAGGATATATACGAAAACCAAACTATTTCCACTTGGTCTACTTATGGATTAAAAATAAAATCCTGAATTTTAGTAAATAG
- a CDS encoding response regulator, whose translation MVLRFILKVTIPFLILTLAGCFSSDKPNPPTAEKGVLDLRNWNFELNGNVPLNGDWKIEWKQLLTKQNDHSVLTKIPGNWTNHMGVPYKAGYATLQLKILVNPNAKTFYLQNGVTRNAFKIFVGEEKIYESGKVGLDSESEISSINIQTIALPSRNDSEINLNIQVSCFHYHVCGIATPYLIGTHEGITKSFFEATSRDILVMASLGTLAFFHFVLFLFWRDEKTHLYFSFVCFLASVRLLSIGETRLIYNYLPMGVYEIMVRLNGFSFTLLYLSFVRYVKEVYPDKKYSFIYLSNYFCAILLLFGIPFPIPIYSQIQSYHLILSLLGLFSLLYPIVHGVLIKKPGAKFFLFSLVSTMLLFSLDILTEFAKKGTAYLAQYGFLVFGLSQALFIADRMIQNFKNREKLKQEKELALAEVKFKSAFLSTMSHEIRTPMNGILGMTQMFGQTNLTEEQKEYLSLIQFSGENLLLLINDILDLTKLESGKFELRLEPIVLKKLLNDMVQLFKSKLNTESVKIELVIDGEIPDTIITDQRRFAQILSNLLGNAVKFTESGWISLIVSSATINDKKSQLVLQVKDTGIGIPNEKIGELFQPFMQIHSHLSGKTNGTGLGLTITKKIVEELSGNISVQSELGKGSIFQVEIPVELTHDTIKTIKDTTNQSILNVVEWEKHLAEQYPAKILIADDDSINLKVSKMFLKKLGYSALVAENGNETLKVVENEKPDLIFLDVQMPDLDGIQVTKQIRQNSILAKQPIIIALTANVMEEEKEKCLAAGMNDFMTKPLLMQELVFMIKKWSKE comes from the coding sequence ATGGTCCTTCGATTCATTCTGAAAGTAACGATTCCATTTTTAATCTTAACTTTAGCAGGATGTTTTTCTTCCGACAAACCAAACCCTCCCACAGCCGAAAAAGGAGTATTGGATCTAAGAAATTGGAATTTTGAACTCAATGGGAATGTCCCCTTAAATGGTGATTGGAAGATAGAGTGGAAACAATTGTTAACCAAACAAAATGATCATTCCGTTCTTACAAAAATTCCTGGCAATTGGACAAATCACATGGGTGTTCCCTACAAAGCGGGATATGCCACCCTACAGTTAAAAATCTTAGTGAATCCAAATGCAAAAACTTTTTACTTACAAAACGGTGTCACAAGAAATGCATTTAAAATCTTTGTTGGTGAAGAAAAAATTTATGAATCTGGAAAGGTAGGTCTCGATAGTGAGTCAGAGATTTCGAGTATCAACATACAAACCATAGCCCTTCCTTCACGAAATGATAGTGAAATCAATTTAAACATCCAAGTGTCTTGTTTTCATTATCATGTTTGCGGAATTGCGACACCATATCTGATTGGAACACACGAAGGTATCACTAAATCATTTTTTGAAGCCACCAGTCGTGATATTTTAGTTATGGCTTCTCTTGGCACACTTGCCTTTTTTCACTTTGTATTATTTTTATTTTGGAGAGATGAAAAAACTCACCTTTATTTTTCCTTTGTCTGTTTTCTTGCATCGGTTAGGTTACTTAGCATTGGAGAAACTCGACTTATTTACAATTATCTTCCTATGGGTGTTTATGAAATCATGGTTAGACTCAATGGATTTTCATTTACTTTATTATACCTTTCCTTTGTTAGATATGTAAAAGAAGTTTACCCTGATAAAAAATATTCATTCATCTATTTGTCGAATTATTTCTGTGCAATACTTTTGTTGTTTGGAATTCCTTTCCCAATTCCCATTTATTCACAAATACAATCATATCATTTAATCTTATCCTTACTTGGATTGTTTTCATTATTGTATCCAATTGTTCACGGTGTTTTGATCAAAAAACCTGGTGCAAAATTTTTTCTATTTTCCCTCGTTTCAACAATGTTACTTTTTTCATTAGATATCTTAACAGAATTTGCAAAAAAAGGAACTGCTTATCTCGCACAATATGGATTTTTAGTATTTGGGTTATCACAGGCTTTATTCATTGCAGATCGGATGATCCAAAATTTTAAAAATCGAGAGAAACTCAAACAAGAGAAAGAGTTAGCTCTTGCAGAAGTAAAATTTAAATCTGCTTTTTTATCCACAATGAGCCATGAAATCCGAACACCAATGAATGGGATTTTGGGTATGACTCAAATGTTTGGACAAACCAACTTAACAGAAGAACAAAAGGAATATCTAAGTTTAATTCAATTTAGCGGAGAAAACCTCTTATTATTAATAAACGATATATTAGATTTAACAAAATTAGAGTCAGGTAAATTTGAATTAAGATTAGAACCAATCGTTCTAAAAAAATTATTAAATGATATGGTTCAATTATTCAAATCGAAATTGAACACTGAATCAGTGAAAATAGAATTAGTCATTGATGGTGAAATTCCTGATACCATCATCACAGACCAAAGACGTTTCGCTCAAATCCTTTCTAATCTTTTGGGAAATGCAGTTAAGTTTACTGAGAGTGGATGGATCTCACTCATCGTATCATCTGCTACAATCAATGATAAAAAAAGTCAATTGGTCTTACAAGTGAAGGACACTGGAATTGGGATCCCAAATGAAAAAATAGGAGAACTTTTCCAACCGTTTATGCAAATCCATTCTCACTTGTCTGGAAAAACAAATGGAACTGGACTAGGACTTACGATCACTAAAAAAATCGTAGAAGAATTATCAGGAAATATCTCAGTGCAATCTGAATTAGGGAAAGGATCCATTTTTCAAGTTGAAATCCCAGTCGAACTCACTCATGATACAATCAAAACAATCAAGGATACAACAAACCAAAGTATCCTAAACGTCGTTGAGTGGGAAAAACATTTGGCAGAACAATACCCTGCAAAAATCTTGATTGCTGATGATGATTCCATCAATCTGAAAGTTTCAAAAATGTTTTTGAAAAAACTTGGTTATTCAGCCCTAGTTGCAGAAAATGGAAACGAAACACTAAAAGTAGTGGAAAATGAAAAACCAGATTTGATATTTTTAGATGTTCAAATGCCAGATCTGGACGGAATCCAAGTAACCAAACAAATTAGGCAAAATTCAATTTTAGCAAAACAACCTATTATCATTGCACTAACTGCTAATGTGATGGAAGAAGAAAAAGAAAAATGCCTTGCAGCCGGAATGAATGATTTCATGACAAAACCTCTGTTAATGCAAGAATTGGTTTTCATGATCAAAAAATGGTCAAAGGAATAA
- a CDS encoding SDR family NAD(P)-dependent oxidoreductase: MIHSLVVGGTSDIGVWVVESLAKRRHSISITGRDKQKLSDIQKEILSKYNTLIQIYELDITNMESFDSFYSGLSVEPNHVYILVGYYEDQIFARENWRELEKTIQINFTGVVALVNTISINMEKRKSGNITVVSSVAGIRGRKLNYIYGSAKAGLTTYVSGLRALVFPNGVHIGTILLGPVYTKMSMGHNLIPWLTLTPEKAGEKIVSAGLNKSNEVYIRWPWRFIMFIIQIIPEWIFKRLPPF, from the coding sequence ATGATACATTCTTTAGTGGTTGGAGGTACTTCTGATATTGGAGTTTGGGTCGTTGAGTCTTTAGCTAAACGAAGACATTCCATTTCCATTACCGGCAGAGACAAACAAAAGTTATCTGATATACAAAAGGAAATCCTTTCAAAATACAATACTTTAATTCAAATCTATGAATTAGACATCACAAACATGGAATCTTTTGATTCCTTCTATTCTGGACTAAGTGTAGAGCCAAATCATGTTTATATCCTCGTAGGTTATTATGAGGACCAAATATTCGCCAGAGAAAATTGGAGAGAATTAGAAAAAACCATTCAAATCAATTTCACTGGAGTTGTTGCACTTGTGAATACCATTTCGATAAACATGGAAAAAAGGAAATCTGGAAACATTACAGTTGTTAGCTCTGTTGCTGGGATCAGAGGAAGAAAATTAAATTACATATACGGTAGTGCAAAAGCAGGTTTAACTACTTACGTTTCTGGATTGCGAGCACTCGTTTTCCCAAATGGTGTACACATTGGTACAATTTTACTAGGGCCAGTCTACACGAAGATGTCAATGGGACACAATTTAATTCCCTGGTTAACATTAACACCAGAAAAAGCGGGTGAAAAAATTGTCTCCGCTGGATTAAATAAAAGCAATGAAGTTTATATTCGTTGGCCTTGGCGTTTCATCATGTTTATCATCCAGATCATTCCAGAATGGATTTTTAAACGTCTTCCACCATTTTAG
- a CDS encoding BPSS1187 family protein — protein MKILSVQKTLRELLYFITIFSFSQLFLFCKKESDPNENLLKILSLNLYARSCAGQNAFPSNGAVGSLVRYQIAPSLTNSQITTYNAPHQVFPPQTGVTQKNRLSVFYPGTDSTPCEINAILQQGATRGYHVIGLSYPNGEAVNTICNQGSARNDASCFELVRREIVTGESVSPYVAVDSNNAIEGRLLSLLLYLNQNYPGQGWDQFVSGGSILWSNVYVGGHSQGSGHAAYQGKIRTVGRVSIYSGVSDYSLQTASNPSWFGLSQQAPAGSYYGLIHENDSIANLSGNMSQVTDVWLSPLGMVGALTNVNVGSPYGNSKRLVTTSCNGMGTLAMHSCPMFNGFQNVWNYVSYP, from the coding sequence ATGAAAATTCTATCAGTCCAAAAAACCTTACGTGAGTTACTTTATTTCATTACCATATTCTCTTTTTCTCAGTTGTTTCTTTTTTGTAAAAAAGAGTCGGATCCCAATGAAAATTTGTTAAAAATTCTTTCCTTAAACTTATATGCGCGTTCTTGTGCAGGTCAAAACGCTTTTCCTTCCAATGGAGCCGTTGGTTCTCTTGTTCGTTATCAAATTGCCCCATCCCTAACCAATTCTCAAATCACAACCTATAATGCTCCTCACCAAGTGTTTCCTCCTCAAACAGGTGTTACGCAAAAAAATAGATTATCAGTTTTTTATCCTGGTACTGATTCGACTCCTTGTGAAATCAATGCAATTTTACAACAAGGTGCTACAAGAGGATACCATGTCATTGGACTTAGTTATCCAAATGGTGAGGCAGTCAATACGATTTGTAACCAAGGATCTGCTCGAAATGATGCCAGTTGTTTTGAATTGGTTCGGCGTGAAATCGTAACAGGTGAATCTGTCTCTCCTTATGTTGCGGTGGACTCTAACAATGCAATCGAAGGCAGACTGTTATCCTTATTACTTTACTTAAATCAAAACTATCCAGGGCAAGGTTGGGACCAATTTGTATCTGGTGGTTCCATTCTATGGTCGAATGTTTATGTCGGAGGGCATTCTCAAGGCAGTGGACATGCTGCCTACCAAGGAAAAATTCGTACTGTTGGTAGAGTTTCCATCTATAGTGGAGTTTCCGATTATAGTTTGCAAACAGCTTCCAACCCTTCTTGGTTTGGACTTTCGCAACAAGCACCTGCGGGTTCTTATTATGGATTGATCCATGAAAACGACTCTATCGCCAATCTCAGCGGAAATATGAGTCAAGTAACCGATGTTTGGTTAAGTCCATTGGGAATGGTCGGTGCATTGACAAATGTGAATGTTGGGAGTCCCTATGGTAATAGCAAACGTTTGGTGACAACGTCTTGTAATGGAATGGGAACTTTGGCTATGCATTCTTGTCCCATGTTCAATGGATTCCAAAATGTTTGGAATTATGTAAGTTATCCTTGA
- a CDS encoding GAF domain-containing SpoIIE family protein phosphatase, whose product MTDPQTSLSKFRSLLHISSILNANLDLHQLLPLIMLYSKDLLEAEASSLFLLENDEFLYCEVALGEKGEIIQEYARLELGEGIVGMVAKEKKPIALVDAYKDPRFNPSMDKRTGFKTKSLICVPLFVEERLIGTLEVINKTNDRIFNDSDLEYLISLSEVAATAIQNANVKDSLDKRILELSLLYEFEKLSVSEKSLNELGKWMLNRVLEYLGASSGTIYIANNTKQELGVLAAKGIPEDAYDQIKVPYGKGVSGWVAEKKESLLIHNLDMDPRYNKLSPYRFESKSLISAPLIYQNELLGVISINNKLSGYAFQHSDLDLLTNIAARLSNTIKNAQLFHQIVDTGKELSRAKNIMQKIMPSVLPETKELSYGVSHIPLEQVGGDFYDVTQIDENHYSILIADISGHGLSAAVLAAMSHMVLKNFEPEIKQSPSLFLTTLNHMLFGKLAGNFLTAFYGIINIKENSILCANAGHHAPFLLKTGESKAKPLDVKGKILGLIPDLYYEEKTFSFGKGDRLVLYTDGITEHMSKDHNKRYDDELFQMAITKWNSIVAQECANLLIQEAKDYVGSVEFADDVTILIVDRK is encoded by the coding sequence ATGACAGACCCACAAACTAGCCTGAGCAAATTCAGAAGTCTTCTTCATATTTCTTCCATTCTCAATGCAAACCTGGATTTGCACCAATTACTTCCTCTCATCATGTTATACTCCAAGGATTTATTGGAAGCAGAAGCAAGTTCCCTTTTCCTCTTGGAAAACGATGAATTTTTATACTGTGAGGTTGCACTGGGTGAAAAAGGAGAGATCATCCAAGAATATGCGCGTTTGGAACTCGGAGAAGGCATTGTGGGGATGGTGGCAAAAGAAAAAAAACCCATCGCACTGGTAGATGCCTACAAAGATCCAAGATTCAATCCTAGTATGGACAAACGTACTGGTTTTAAAACAAAATCCCTTATTTGTGTCCCACTCTTTGTGGAAGAAAGGTTGATTGGAACTCTGGAAGTGATCAATAAAACAAATGATCGTATTTTTAATGATTCTGATTTAGAATATTTAATTTCGCTATCAGAAGTTGCTGCCACTGCCATTCAAAATGCCAATGTCAAAGATAGTTTAGACAAACGTATCTTAGAACTTTCTCTTTTGTATGAATTTGAAAAACTTTCTGTTTCGGAAAAAAGCTTAAACGAACTTGGGAAATGGATGTTAAACCGAGTTTTAGAATACTTAGGTGCAAGTTCTGGAACCATTTACATAGCAAATAACACCAAACAAGAATTAGGAGTCCTAGCTGCCAAAGGAATTCCTGAAGACGCTTATGACCAAATCAAAGTTCCGTATGGGAAAGGTGTTTCAGGTTGGGTCGCAGAAAAAAAAGAAAGCTTACTCATTCATAATTTGGACATGGATCCTCGTTATAATAAACTTTCACCTTACAGGTTTGAATCCAAATCTTTGATTTCGGCACCACTCATTTACCAAAACGAACTATTGGGTGTAATTAGCATCAATAACAAACTTTCGGGTTATGCTTTTCAACATTCCGATTTAGACCTACTTACAAACATTGCGGCAAGACTCAGTAATACGATTAAAAATGCGCAACTCTTCCACCAAATCGTAGATACAGGAAAAGAACTCAGTCGTGCGAAAAACATCATGCAAAAAATCATGCCATCTGTTTTACCAGAGACAAAAGAATTGAGCTATGGTGTTTCGCACATCCCACTCGAACAAGTTGGTGGTGATTTTTATGATGTAACACAAATTGATGAGAACCATTATTCCATTTTGATTGCTGATATTTCTGGGCATGGACTTTCCGCAGCAGTTTTAGCGGCCATGTCCCATATGGTTTTAAAAAACTTTGAACCAGAAATCAAACAAAGCCCCTCTCTATTTTTAACAACACTCAACCATATGTTGTTTGGCAAATTGGCTGGAAATTTTCTCACAGCATTTTATGGAATCATCAACATCAAAGAAAATTCCATTCTCTGCGCTAATGCAGGCCATCATGCACCTTTCCTTCTCAAAACGGGAGAATCAAAAGCAAAACCATTGGATGTAAAAGGAAAAATCCTTGGGCTCATTCCCGATCTATATTATGAAGAAAAAACATTTTCTTTTGGTAAAGGGGATAGGCTTGTACTCTATACAGATGGAATTACGGAACATATGTCAAAAGACCATAACAAACGTTATGATGACGAATTATTCCAAATGGCTATCACAAAATGGAATTCAATCGTCGCTCAAGAATGTGCGAACCTACTCATCCAAGAAGCAAAGGATTATGTAGGTTCGGTTGAATTTGCAGATGACGTGACAATTCTCATTGTCGATCGAAAGTAA